One region of Verrucomicrobiia bacterium genomic DNA includes:
- a CDS encoding cupin domain-containing protein, translated as MEEKNVKNVSRCFDCRVRLTGFLLGALALLFLENSALAINALNRARFTEVVNQVEVIPANNSPKKQAQVGSLFQVPEILQTGSRSRAELVAEDKTVTRVGANTIFSFQSQDRTIQLKRGSLLFHAPKGRGGGTIQTAAATAAVLGTTIIVTTTDDGGFKCLVLEGQGEVRLPNGFHQKVNAGELVFIRPGSKKISKPLPYDLSQQVENSLLVQGFSRPLLSLNKISHAIDVQRQNFPYLAYDSPASFVANLQHQKDYALVDPNSRVHLNPTLPQTESPKPEPPTTLPPSTRKNPPRLPPPIPG; from the coding sequence ATGGAGGAGAAAAACGTTAAGAACGTTAGCCGCTGCTTTGATTGCAGGGTTCGATTAACTGGTTTTTTACTAGGCGCTCTTGCTTTGCTCTTTTTAGAAAATTCGGCGCTAGCGATTAATGCTTTAAATCGCGCGCGGTTTACTGAAGTAGTCAATCAAGTAGAAGTAATTCCTGCCAATAATTCGCCTAAAAAACAGGCCCAAGTAGGTTCTCTCTTTCAAGTGCCAGAAATTTTGCAAACGGGCAGCCGATCTCGCGCAGAACTGGTTGCAGAAGATAAAACCGTAACGCGTGTAGGAGCCAACACCATTTTTTCCTTTCAATCTCAGGATCGCACCATTCAATTGAAACGAGGCAGCCTGCTTTTTCATGCTCCGAAAGGGCGTGGTGGCGGAACGATTCAAACCGCTGCCGCCACCGCCGCGGTGTTGGGAACAACGATTATTGTTACGACCACTGATGACGGTGGCTTCAAATGCCTCGTATTGGAAGGCCAAGGAGAAGTGCGTTTGCCCAATGGATTTCATCAAAAGGTCAACGCCGGTGAGTTAGTTTTCATTCGACCTGGCTCCAAAAAAATTTCTAAACCCTTACCTTACGATCTTTCCCAACAGGTAGAAAATTCCTTGCTCGTTCAAGGTTTTTCACGACCACTGCTTTCTTTAAATAAAATCAGTCATGCGATTGATGTGCAACGACAAAATTTTCCTTATCTCGCTTACGATTCTCCAGCTTCATTCGTTGCTAATCTTCAGCATCAAAAAGATTATGCTTTGGTGGACCCCAATTCACGAGTTCATCTGAACCCGACCTTACCACAAACTGAATCTCCAAAACCTGAACCGCCTACAACTTTACCTCCTTCCACGCGCAAAAATCCTCCTCGACTTCCACCCCCTATTCCAGGTTAA
- a CDS encoding glycosyltransferase family 2 protein, translated as MNHNSSPTEPGLSILIPAYNEEQSIAKTIQSLLSQMDSRTEIIVINDGSQDKTREIAKNFPVIVLENESNQGYGASLKKGLLQARYDWILIADADSTYPLEDIPKLLEDKEKYAMVVGARTGKVVQVPLLRRPGKWLITRLAEYLSGRKIPDLNSGFRVFQKEIAMRFFTLFPDGFSFTTTITLALLTNHYPVKFVPINYHKRVGNSSIHPIRDFINFTILIIRICAYFKPLNVFMPPALLLIFLGLIKGYIDYTGQGHLGLLSITMALTGIQMIFIGLLADLIDRRMKL; from the coding sequence ATGAATCATAACTCAAGCCCCACCGAACCCGGTTTAAGCATTCTCATTCCTGCTTACAACGAAGAACAAAGCATCGCTAAAACGATTCAATCCCTTTTATCGCAAATGGATTCTCGCACCGAAATTATTGTTATCAATGATGGTTCCCAAGATAAAACAAGAGAAATTGCTAAAAATTTTCCCGTTATCGTTTTGGAAAATGAAAGCAATCAAGGTTATGGCGCTTCGCTAAAAAAGGGATTGTTACAAGCGCGTTATGATTGGATTTTGATTGCTGACGCTGATAGCACTTATCCTTTGGAAGACATTCCAAAACTTTTGGAAGACAAAGAAAAATACGCGATGGTAGTGGGCGCGCGCACAGGAAAAGTGGTGCAGGTTCCTTTATTGCGCCGTCCGGGAAAATGGTTGATCACGCGACTGGCGGAATATTTGAGTGGCCGAAAAATTCCGGATTTAAACTCCGGCTTTCGCGTTTTTCAAAAAGAAATCGCCATGCGATTTTTTACTCTTTTTCCAGACGGCTTTTCCTTTACTACTACTATCACACTAGCTTTGCTTACCAATCATTATCCCGTAAAATTTGTTCCCATCAATTATCATAAGCGAGTGGGCAACTCTTCGATTCATCCGATTCGCGATTTTATTAATTTCACTATTTTGATTATTCGCATTTGTGCTTATTTCAAGCCGTTGAATGTTTTTATGCCTCCAGCTTTGTTGCTTATTTTTTTAGGATTAATCAAAGGTTACATCGATTATACTGGACAAGGTCATTTAGGATTACTTTCTATAACGATGGCATTGACGGGTATTCAAATGATCTTTATCGGATTACTGGCCGATTTGATCGATCGTCGCATGAAGCTGTAA
- the recF gene encoding DNA replication and repair protein RecF (All proteins in this family for which functions are known are DNA-binding proteins that assist the filamentation of RecA onto DNA for the initiation of recombination or recombinational repair.), protein MLIQELRLSQFRCHHQFSARFSSHLNLIVGNNGRGKTALLEAIYYVSRLRSFRTATTRELIEHSKKQFAIRLFTETDKLAIDWSPEEKKIFLNDNPVKPIDFLHHFICVALTSQDKELCGGGSSERRKFISSILIQLDQQNLIFFLNYQKVLKHRNALLRQINFDKILFESLTHQLEKLGKPLQQAHQQLARRIGKIATIFYKHLSKNSETLDWQYTPTSWNVSFEEEKQYKRTLIGFHRDQIVLRLNQKPMAAYGSEGQHRTAAVALKLAEIYLLRHRFKKNPIILVDDIFGELDDDRCTALLNLLHPDFQIFITSTNLDWLKSKLKNFQKLEL, encoded by the coding sequence ATGCTCATTCAAGAACTGCGTTTAAGTCAATTCCGTTGTCATCACCAGTTTTCTGCTCGTTTTTCTTCCCATCTTAATCTGATCGTGGGCAATAATGGCCGAGGAAAAACAGCTTTATTAGAAGCAATTTATTATGTCAGTCGACTTCGTTCTTTTCGCACAGCCACAACACGGGAATTGATTGAACACAGTAAAAAACAGTTTGCGATCCGACTTTTTACTGAAACGGATAAATTAGCTATCGACTGGTCACCTGAAGAAAAGAAAATTTTTTTAAACGATAATCCCGTAAAACCCATAGATTTTTTGCATCATTTTATATGTGTGGCGTTGACTTCGCAGGATAAGGAACTATGTGGAGGAGGTTCATCGGAACGTCGGAAATTTATTAGTTCAATTTTAATTCAACTCGATCAGCAAAATCTTATTTTCTTTCTCAACTATCAAAAAGTTTTAAAACATCGTAATGCTTTGCTTCGACAAATTAATTTCGATAAAATTTTGTTTGAATCATTGACTCATCAATTGGAAAAATTGGGCAAACCGCTTCAGCAAGCACATCAACAGCTGGCTCGAAGAATAGGAAAAATAGCCACTATTTTTTATAAACATCTTTCAAAAAATTCTGAGACGTTGGATTGGCAATATACTCCTACTTCATGGAATGTTTCTTTTGAAGAGGAAAAACAATACAAACGGACACTCATTGGTTTTCATCGGGATCAAATTGTTTTGCGTCTCAATCAAAAACCTATGGCGGCTTATGGTAGCGAAGGTCAACATCGCACAGCTGCTGTTGCCTTGAAATTAGCTGAAATTTATCTGCTACGCCATCGTTTCAAAAAAAATCCCATCATTTTAGTTGACGATATTTTTGGTGAATTGGATGATGATCGTTGCACAGCTCTACTAAACTTATTACATCCTGATTTTCAAATTTTTATTACCTCAACAAACCTAGATTGGCTAAAATCTAAATTAAAAAACTTCCAAAAATTAGAACTTTAG
- the dnaN gene encoding DNA polymerase III subunit beta, whose protein sequence is MKIRVAKDKMLEGLQQVQSVISTRTTLPILQNVLLQAKKGKLELSTTDLDVGVTCQIEAQVSEEGGTTLPARRLLSIFRELPSHEIDLEVDSKDIASIRSGQSFFKINGLSQEEFPPFPKLENARQITIEQALLKDMFKKTSYAISHDETRYVLNGVLMSFKEKKLTMVATDGRRLALTESDLEFAKSQEIDIIIPTKTLNEIQRLLKDEGDITLALTENKIRLELNGTVLVSKLIEGNYPNYRQVIPNETKERITLERETFFNTLRRVSLLTSEKSSSVKLNFNKDTLTLSSNTPEIGEARETLPIKYRGKELTIAFNPEYVMDALKNLSSDEIHMDFVDELSPGVMRIDTATFLYVIMPMRVA, encoded by the coding sequence ATGAAAATTCGCGTTGCCAAAGATAAAATGCTTGAGGGCTTGCAACAGGTTCAAAGTGTCATTTCTACACGTACCACTTTACCTATTCTTCAAAACGTTCTTTTACAAGCGAAAAAAGGTAAATTGGAACTTTCAACCACAGACTTGGACGTTGGTGTGACTTGCCAAATTGAAGCACAAGTTTCTGAAGAAGGAGGTACGACTTTACCCGCGCGCCGGCTTTTGAGTATTTTTCGAGAATTGCCAAGCCACGAAATTGATTTAGAAGTGGATAGCAAAGACATAGCCTCCATCAGATCCGGGCAATCGTTTTTTAAAATCAACGGTCTTTCCCAAGAGGAATTTCCTCCTTTTCCTAAGCTAGAAAATGCGCGCCAGATTACTATTGAACAAGCGCTATTGAAAGACATGTTTAAAAAGACTTCTTACGCCATTTCTCATGATGAAACACGTTATGTTCTCAACGGAGTGCTGATGAGTTTTAAAGAGAAAAAATTAACCATGGTTGCTACGGATGGTAGACGCTTGGCGTTGACCGAGTCAGATTTGGAATTCGCTAAAAGCCAAGAAATTGACATTATTATTCCGACCAAGACGCTTAATGAAATACAACGTTTACTCAAAGACGAGGGCGATATCACGCTTGCTTTAACCGAAAACAAAATTCGATTGGAATTAAACGGGACTGTACTGGTTTCTAAATTAATCGAAGGCAACTACCCGAACTATCGCCAAGTCATTCCTAACGAAACGAAAGAGAGAATTACGTTGGAAAGAGAAACCTTTTTTAATACGTTGCGACGCGTTTCTTTATTAACGAGTGAGAAGTCTAGCTCAGTAAAACTTAATTTTAATAAAGACACTTTAACCCTTAGCTCCAACACGCCGGAGATCGGAGAAGCGCGTGAGACTCTGCCGATTAAATATCGCGGCAAAGAGTTAACTATCGCATTCAATCCAGAATACGTTATGGACGCCTTGAAAAATCTTTCTTCCGACGAAATTCACATGGATTTTGTTGATGAATTAAGTCCAGGCGTGATGCGCATCGACACAGCCACTTTCCTTTACGTTATTATGCCGATGCGAGTGGCTTAA
- the mpl gene encoding UDP-N-acetylmuramate:L-alanyl-gamma-D-glutamyl-meso-diaminopimelate ligase — protein MTKNKKRIHFVGICGTAMGNVAAMMQACGYHISGSDQNVYPPMSTFLENCGVELKSGYEASHLDSAPDLCVIGNAISRGNPEMETILNKKLAYLSLPEILKEFFLKGAHNLVVTGTHGKTTTSSLLAWIFEFAGKDPSFLIGGLPGNFDRGCKKGKSNFWILEGDEYDTAFFDKRSKFLHYLPELVIINNVEFDHADIYENLAAIQLSFRRLVNLVPTQGMILVNADDPNSMAVVKNALAPVTEVGFSNNAAIAIKNFQSSSSGVQFEILGKKFDLPMHGEFNVRNATMAIAAAHFYQIDLDVIAEALKQFKGVKRRQEERATVGDITIVDDFGHHPTAMKETLKGLRQRYEGRRLWALFEPRSNTTRRAVFQDSLPEALALADGVFVSQVARLDQLPENERLNPEKVVASIEAKGVPAFYEVDAQAIVEKLVPQLKEKDVIIVFSNGGFGGIHNLIEKTLKNSAL, from the coding sequence ATGACAAAAAATAAAAAGCGAATTCATTTTGTTGGCATTTGTGGTACAGCGATGGGCAATGTGGCGGCGATGATGCAAGCTTGCGGTTATCACATTTCAGGATCGGATCAAAATGTTTATCCTCCGATGTCGACATTTTTAGAAAATTGTGGCGTGGAATTAAAATCGGGTTACGAAGCGAGTCATTTAGATAGTGCTCCGGATTTATGTGTGATTGGTAATGCAATTAGTCGTGGCAATCCCGAAATGGAAACAATTCTGAACAAAAAGTTGGCTTATTTATCTTTACCCGAAATTTTAAAAGAGTTTTTTTTGAAAGGCGCTCATAACTTAGTTGTGACCGGCACGCATGGCAAAACAACAACGAGTTCATTGTTGGCATGGATTTTCGAATTTGCCGGGAAAGATCCCAGTTTTTTAATTGGTGGTTTGCCTGGTAATTTTGATCGCGGTTGCAAAAAAGGTAAAAGTAATTTTTGGATTTTGGAAGGAGACGAATACGACACTGCTTTTTTTGATAAACGTTCTAAATTTTTGCATTACCTTCCTGAGTTGGTGATTATTAATAATGTCGAATTTGATCACGCGGACATTTACGAAAATCTCGCGGCGATTCAGCTTTCGTTTCGTCGCTTGGTTAATCTTGTGCCCACACAAGGAATGATTCTGGTCAACGCAGATGATCCCAATTCCATGGCTGTGGTTAAAAACGCTTTAGCGCCTGTGACAGAAGTTGGTTTCTCGAACAATGCGGCGATTGCTATTAAAAATTTTCAATCTTCGAGCTCAGGAGTACAGTTTGAAATTTTAGGAAAAAAATTCGATTTACCTATGCACGGTGAATTTAATGTTCGCAATGCAACGATGGCCATTGCTGCTGCGCATTTTTATCAAATCGATCTCGACGTGATTGCCGAAGCGCTCAAACAATTTAAAGGTGTCAAACGTCGTCAAGAAGAACGAGCAACGGTGGGTGATATTACGATTGTCGATGATTTTGGACATCATCCCACAGCTATGAAAGAAACGTTAAAAGGGTTAAGACAACGTTATGAGGGTCGACGATTATGGGCTTTATTCGAACCGCGCAGTAACACCACGCGTCGCGCAGTTTTTCAAGATTCCTTACCCGAAGCTTTGGCCCTAGCAGATGGTGTTTTTGTTTCCCAAGTCGCGCGGTTGGATCAATTACCGGAAAATGAGCGATTGAATCCCGAAAAAGTTGTCGCGTCCATCGAAGCTAAAGGGGTACCCGCCTTTTATGAGGTCGATGCACAAGCTATTGTCGAAAAACTCGTTCCGCAATTGAAAGAAAAGGATGTTATTATTGTGTTCTCTAATGGTGGTTTTGGCGGAATTCACAATCTCATAGAAAAAACTTTAAAAAACAGCGCTTTGTGA
- a CDS encoding L,D-transpeptidase encodes MGWLVGCASLDEADDSDDAPSREKSKPKPRPTTVAYISIAQQMMEVVKDGVRIARYPVSTSKYGLGDDPNSYKTPLGIFEIAKKIGEGVPRGGKFYKRKFTGVVFDLDHYDPILHPAEYDSILTRILWLNGLEWRNRRAYNRGIYIHGTNQEHLVGRPVSYGCIRMKNNDVLKLFNLLDEGAYVVIRQAPLPNGPSYQDLIALTQRANTSG; translated from the coding sequence ATGGGATGGTTGGTGGGTTGCGCAAGTTTAGATGAAGCCGACGATTCCGACGATGCTCCATCTCGAGAAAAATCGAAACCAAAACCGAGACCCACAACGGTGGCTTATATTAGCATCGCACAACAAATGATGGAAGTGGTCAAAGACGGCGTTCGCATCGCGCGTTATCCCGTTTCCACTTCTAAATATGGTTTGGGTGACGATCCAAATAGTTACAAAACGCCACTTGGAATTTTTGAAATCGCCAAGAAAATTGGCGAAGGCGTGCCGCGCGGTGGCAAATTTTACAAACGTAAATTTACCGGAGTCGTTTTTGATTTAGATCATTACGATCCTATTCTTCATCCCGCGGAATACGATAGCATTCTCACCCGCATTCTTTGGCTAAACGGATTGGAGTGGCGAAATCGTCGTGCTTACAATCGCGGCATATATATTCATGGTACCAACCAAGAACATCTCGTGGGTCGACCAGTGAGTTACGGTTGTATTCGTATGAAAAATAATGATGTTCTAAAACTTTTTAATTTATTAGATGAAGGCGCTTATGTTGTCATTCGCCAAGCGCCTTTGCCTAATGGCCCTTCTTATCAAGATTTGATTGCTCTTACCCAACGAGCCAACACTTCAGGCTAA
- a CDS encoding ABC transporter ATP-binding protein/permease → MEKNDTREISQNRLKRFLQHSAKDFLEIWPYFKRLGKYVKPYRFRWIAGLALGGIAGSWEGALLPFLKWSLESLEKSKVQLSLWEIVLAGSLVPFYFIVRAVLGYLSVYCTMWVGLRILFDLKTEIFSALQRLSLDYFANQKSGKLIFQVVQRTKNTQMVLTQLVSDVIKQPMALIGVIAYMIHHNPKFTFMVLFFIPASLIPALIIGYRVRRKGRAEESSGAETVTILQENLLGMRVVKSYAQSADEIRRFKKAGLDEYNASMRNRKLLELVGPSVEVLASIGFGAAIIYGIYTHMAAKDLIIVATGIFLMYGPFKSLSRIYVTAQRVSTMLQGLFSILDTKPSVENVSNALVIDSSQGRVELENIKFKYVVRRFNEEGGPQEGRILEQRRALKNVSLVFEPGKFYALVGPSGAGKSSIFNLIMRFYEPQQGRVLIDGKDIRDIEMESLRRQIGLVSQETFLFHASIRENILYGRPKASQESIERAAALAHADEFIEQLPKKYDTIVGDKGCRFSGGQQQRLSLARAFLKNAPILLLDEATSALDAESAAKVQDAIDKFSAGRTVIAIAHRLSTIERADEIIVLDKGQVVARGTHEFLLNESALYRRLNELQFGGNALIAESA, encoded by the coding sequence ATGGAAAAAAATGATACTCGGGAAATTTCCCAAAACCGTTTAAAACGGTTTTTACAACATTCCGCGAAAGATTTTTTGGAAATTTGGCCATATTTTAAACGGTTGGGAAAATACGTAAAACCTTATCGATTTCGTTGGATTGCCGGTTTGGCTTTGGGAGGAATTGCAGGAAGTTGGGAAGGTGCTCTATTGCCTTTTTTAAAGTGGAGTTTGGAATCTTTAGAAAAATCGAAGGTTCAACTTTCTCTATGGGAAATTGTCTTAGCTGGTAGTTTAGTGCCTTTTTATTTTATTGTAAGAGCGGTTTTGGGTTATCTCAGCGTTTATTGCACGATGTGGGTGGGATTGCGTATTTTATTTGATTTGAAAACAGAAATTTTTTCTGCCTTGCAACGATTGTCTCTGGATTATTTTGCGAACCAAAAATCAGGAAAATTAATTTTTCAAGTCGTGCAACGAACAAAAAACACTCAAATGGTATTAACCCAATTAGTGTCCGATGTTATTAAGCAACCGATGGCTTTGATCGGAGTTATTGCTTATATGATCCATCATAATCCTAAATTTACCTTTATGGTTTTGTTTTTTATCCCAGCGAGTTTAATTCCTGCCTTGATTATCGGTTATCGAGTTCGTCGAAAAGGACGCGCGGAAGAAAGTTCAGGAGCTGAAACAGTTACTATTTTGCAAGAAAATCTATTGGGCATGCGTGTGGTGAAATCTTATGCCCAAAGCGCTGATGAAATCCGTCGTTTCAAAAAAGCGGGTTTGGACGAATATAATGCGTCGATGCGAAATCGTAAATTATTGGAATTAGTAGGCCCAAGTGTGGAAGTGCTGGCTTCGATTGGTTTTGGCGCAGCAATCATTTATGGCATTTATACTCACATGGCAGCAAAAGATTTGATCATTGTCGCTACGGGAATTTTTTTAATGTATGGCCCGTTCAAAAGTTTAAGTCGCATTTATGTGACCGCTCAACGCGTGTCTACGATGTTGCAAGGCTTATTTAGTATTTTAGATACAAAACCGAGTGTAGAAAATGTGTCCAATGCTTTGGTTATTGATTCATCACAGGGTCGAGTGGAGTTGGAAAATATTAAATTCAAATATGTCGTTCGACGTTTTAATGAAGAGGGAGGACCGCAAGAAGGGCGTATTTTGGAACAACGCCGAGCTTTAAAGAACGTCTCTCTAGTCTTTGAACCCGGCAAATTTTATGCGCTCGTTGGCCCCAGTGGTGCAGGAAAAAGTTCTATTTTTAATTTGATTATGCGTTTTTATGAACCGCAACAAGGCCGAGTGTTAATCGATGGAAAAGATATTCGCGACATTGAGATGGAATCGCTCCGTCGTCAGATTGGTTTGGTTTCGCAAGAAACTTTTCTTTTTCACGCCAGTATTCGAGAAAATATTCTTTATGGACGACCTAAAGCTAGTCAGGAATCTATAGAGCGAGCCGCTGCTTTGGCCCATGCTGATGAGTTTATTGAGCAACTTCCCAAAAAATATGACACCATTGTGGGCGATAAAGGGTGTCGTTTTTCAGGTGGCCAACAGCAACGTTTAAGTTTAGCTCGTGCTTTTTTGAAAAATGCACCGATTCTTTTGTTGGACGAAGCGACGAGCGCTTTGGATGCGGAAAGCGCGGCAAAAGTGCAAGATGCGATTGATAAATTTTCCGCTGGCCGTACGGTGATTGCGATTGCGCATCGTTTGAGCACCATTGAAAGAGCTGATGAAATTATTGTGTTGGACAAAGGTCAAGTCGTGGCGCGAGGCACTCATGAATTTTTATTGAACGAATCCGCGCTTTATCGACGATTAAATGAATTGCAGTTTGGCGGTAATGCGTTGATTGCGGAATCTGCTTAG
- the dnaK gene encoding molecular chaperone DnaK, whose amino-acid sequence MSKIIGIDLGTTNSLVGTMDSGFPILIADTERQRITPSVANFSSEKILVGHPAKRKQALDPEKTVYSVKRFMGRRFSELSNEEKKVNYPVQADSLGRVSIPLKGKSYLPEEIASEILKKLKADAEHECGEPISRAVITVPAYFNDAQRNATKRASELAGLTVERILNEPTAAALAYGLDKKQRGLIAVYDLGGGTFDLSILELNLGVFEVRSTHGNTCLGGDDIDQKVSEFLWGKMLEKGFSGKSNVMLNTRLREEAERAKIVLSKEESIEIHLPFLEENFNFSYVLTRDELNRLAKPIIEKTRQHCLQAMLDAKIKPEFLDEVILVGGQTRMPLVRSLVKEIFGKEPNISMNPDEAVALGATLQAGILEGNVSHVVLLDVTPLSLGIETFGGLMNVIIPRNSTIPIKAGEMFTTAVDYQRAMKIQVLQGERELAKDNWPLGQLELEFEAAPRGVPRVGVQFEIDADGILKVLARDIKTSQEEVMELKSAIEVSDQKVEEMLADSLSHAFEDVSQRRWVEAELKAKEMLEATHKALSLLQNRLLPKEVDAVKQLAKKVSDALQSQELEQLKKANQALDEGTQILAEKMLDFATESLLQQKQ is encoded by the coding sequence ATGTCTAAAATTATTGGGATTGATCTTGGAACTACAAATTCCTTAGTGGGCACAATGGATTCAGGATTTCCAATTCTGATTGCTGATACGGAACGGCAACGAATCACGCCTTCTGTGGCCAATTTTTCTTCAGAAAAAATTTTAGTAGGTCATCCGGCAAAACGGAAACAGGCATTGGACCCTGAAAAAACGGTTTATTCAGTCAAACGATTCATGGGACGCCGCTTTTCTGAGCTAAGCAATGAGGAAAAAAAAGTTAATTACCCTGTCCAGGCTGATTCTTTAGGAAGAGTTAGCATTCCGCTAAAAGGAAAAAGTTATTTGCCTGAAGAAATTGCATCAGAAATTTTAAAAAAGTTAAAAGCAGATGCGGAACATGAATGCGGTGAACCAATCAGTCGCGCGGTCATTACCGTGCCAGCTTATTTTAATGATGCCCAGCGCAACGCCACCAAACGCGCCAGCGAGCTAGCAGGTTTGACAGTAGAACGCATTCTTAATGAACCCACCGCTGCCGCTTTGGCTTATGGATTAGATAAAAAGCAACGTGGTTTGATTGCTGTTTACGATCTGGGTGGAGGAACATTTGATCTTTCTATTTTGGAACTCAATCTTGGTGTCTTTGAAGTGCGATCGACGCATGGCAATACCTGTTTGGGAGGTGATGATATTGATCAAAAAGTCAGCGAATTTTTATGGGGAAAGATGTTAGAAAAAGGGTTTTCAGGAAAATCCAATGTTATGCTTAACACACGCTTGCGTGAAGAGGCCGAAAGAGCAAAAATCGTTTTATCCAAGGAAGAATCAATCGAAATTCATCTTCCTTTTCTTGAGGAAAATTTTAATTTTTCTTATGTTTTAACCCGTGACGAGTTAAATCGCTTGGCCAAACCTATCATTGAAAAAACGCGTCAACACTGTCTTCAAGCCATGTTGGATGCCAAAATCAAACCGGAATTTTTGGATGAAGTGATTTTGGTAGGAGGCCAGACACGAATGCCGTTGGTTCGCAGCCTAGTCAAAGAAATTTTTGGTAAAGAACCCAATATTTCGATGAATCCCGATGAAGCAGTGGCTTTGGGCGCAACATTGCAAGCAGGCATTTTGGAAGGAAATGTTTCTCATGTGGTACTACTAGATGTCACGCCGCTTTCTTTAGGAATCGAAACTTTTGGCGGGTTAATGAATGTGATTATTCCGCGTAATTCAACCATTCCGATTAAAGCAGGTGAAATGTTTACAACGGCTGTGGATTACCAACGCGCGATGAAAATTCAAGTTCTTCAAGGCGAACGCGAACTTGCTAAAGATAATTGGCCCTTGGGTCAGTTGGAATTAGAATTTGAAGCCGCACCACGCGGCGTGCCACGGGTAGGTGTGCAGTTTGAGATCGACGCTGACGGCATTTTGAAAGTGTTAGCACGCGATATTAAGACCAGTCAGGAAGAAGTAATGGAATTAAAATCAGCAATTGAAGTTTCCGATCAAAAAGTGGAAGAGATGCTTGCGGATTCTTTATCACACGCGTTTGAAGATGTCTCACAAAGACGTTGGGTGGAAGCTGAGTTAAAAGCCAAAGAAATGTTAGAAGCGACACATAAAGCGTTGTCACTATTACAAAATCGTCTACTGCCAAAAGAAGTCGATGCTGTCAAACAACTCGCCAAAAAAGTAAGTGACGCGCTTCAAAGCCAGGAATTGGAACAGTTAAAAAAAGCAAATCAAGCTTTAGACGAAGGCACGCAAATCTTAGCTGAGAAAATGTTGGATTTTGCTACAGAATCGTTATTACAACAAAAGCAATAG